The Candidatus Parvarchaeota archaeon genome window below encodes:
- a CDS encoding acylphosphatase: protein QGVGFRRHVERLAKSLGITGFVKNEADGSVFVVAEAETEEKVGLLVSKIGKEKGIFILIDVKECIHEEKKQKARPEYHDFEIRYD from the coding sequence CAAGGCGTCGGCTTTAGAAGGCACGTTGAGAGGCTTGCAAAAAGTCTTGGGATAACCGGATTTGTGAAAAACGAAGCTGACGGAAGCGTGTTTGTAGTTGCCGAGGCTGAAACTGAGGAAAAAGTCGGCTTGCTTGTCTCAAAGATAGGCAAGGAAAAGGGCATTTTCATACTTATTGACGTCAAGGAGTGCATACACGAGGAGAAAAAGCAGAAGGCAAGGCCAGAATACCACGATTTTGAAATCAGGTATGACTGA